The Flavobacterium faecale genome has a segment encoding these proteins:
- a CDS encoding DUF6896 domain-containing protein, translated as MQELKLLIEVIQTFEKKANEMIKVLALEFNLDLNSERIFDKLISKQNNLRRGNLKDNWTYWFHGDACDFENKETNQYLHIKINRNGNYGAIDNFYLYKFLQTSESLKSIYEVINSEKYMNELLEKLFKTGILINIDEFPLKTIILKKE; from the coding sequence ATGCAAGAATTAAAACTACTCATTGAAGTAATTCAAACTTTTGAAAAGAAAGCGAACGAAATGATAAAAGTTTTAGCGTTGGAATTTAACCTTGATTTAAATTCTGAACGCATATTTGACAAACTAATTAGTAAACAAAATAATCTTCGAAGAGGTAATTTAAAAGATAATTGGACATATTGGTTTCACGGCGACGCTTGTGATTTTGAAAATAAAGAAACAAATCAATATCTGCATATAAAAATTAATAGAAACGGAAATTATGGAGCAATTGATAATTTCTATTTATATAAGTTTTTACAAACCAGCGAATCCTTAAAATCTATTTATGAAGTAATTAATTCTGAAAAATATATGAACGAATTACTTGAAAAATTATTTAAGACAGGGATTTTGATTAATATTGATGAATTTCCTCTTAAAACAATAATACTGAAAAAAGAATAA
- a CDS encoding beta-porphyranase D, whose protein sequence is MKAPYYLTLLLLSFINYAQPPEPPVGKRWVVNEQYSDEFNGNKLDASKWYDYHPTWKGRAPGLFMPSQVSVGDGYMMIQGKKMAKDTIVNGQTFNISGGAVISKNKEAYFGYYECKFKAAKTTMSTTFWFSTGKSFKGDLPCGDNYGLELDIQECIGRVGDFKGDHFANGMNSNGHYWYTGCDKKKQDLRAPQVKFRSDKLASEDFNVYGGWWKDENQVSFYYNNDAPKHMNFNSTIKEKSFDKPMQMNMVSETYPYPWIELPNDAELADPSKNTCYYDWVRSYILVDVDSDYLDPFLNKKGSKTAIKKDFFMFSEAIRFIEKPMHIKNAKSIFFPIDFKAKTDREIHLAVKNSANKVIENKVFPAYAGFGRKDVELALGTHFQSNESYTVQIFIRPLKAANDKDAFQSDAFIFKLN, encoded by the coding sequence ATGAAAGCACCTTATTATTTAACCTTACTATTGCTATCCTTTATCAATTACGCTCAACCGCCAGAACCACCTGTGGGTAAAAGATGGGTGGTGAATGAACAATATTCAGATGAGTTCAACGGTAACAAATTAGACGCTTCCAAATGGTACGATTACCATCCTACCTGGAAAGGTCGTGCGCCGGGATTATTCATGCCATCACAAGTGAGTGTAGGTGACGGATACATGATGATTCAAGGAAAAAAAATGGCAAAAGACACCATCGTCAACGGTCAAACTTTCAATATATCGGGCGGTGCAGTAATTTCGAAAAACAAAGAAGCATATTTTGGCTATTACGAATGTAAATTCAAAGCTGCCAAAACCACCATGTCAACGACTTTTTGGTTTTCTACTGGTAAATCATTTAAAGGCGATTTGCCTTGTGGTGACAATTACGGTTTGGAACTGGATATTCAGGAATGTATTGGTCGTGTTGGAGATTTTAAAGGCGATCACTTTGCCAACGGAATGAATTCAAATGGACATTATTGGTATACAGGATGCGACAAAAAGAAACAAGATTTGCGTGCTCCTCAAGTGAAATTTAGATCAGACAAACTAGCATCCGAAGATTTCAATGTATACGGCGGTTGGTGGAAAGACGAAAACCAAGTGAGCTTTTATTACAATAATGACGCACCAAAGCACATGAACTTCAATAGTACTATTAAGGAGAAATCATTTGATAAACCCATGCAAATGAATATGGTTTCGGAAACCTATCCTTACCCTTGGATTGAGTTGCCAAATGACGCCGAATTGGCCGATCCTTCTAAGAATACTTGCTATTACGACTGGGTTCGTTCCTATATTTTGGTAGATGTAGATAGTGATTATCTAGATCCTTTCTTGAATAAAAAAGGAAGTAAAACAGCAATCAAGAAAGACTTTTTTATGTTTAGTGAAGCCATTCGTTTTATCGAAAAACCAATGCATATCAAAAATGCCAAATCAATTTTTTTCCCGATTGACTTTAAAGCAAAAACAGATAGAGAAATTCACTTGGCAGTAAAAAACAGTGCCAATAAAGTGATCGAAAACAAAGTGTTTCCTGCCTACGCAGGTTTTGGACGAAAAGATGTGGAGTTGGCTTTGGGCACTCATTTTCAAAGCAATGAATCGTATACCGTACAAATTTTTATTCGACCATTAAAAGCTGCCAATGATAAAGATGCTTTTCAATCGGATGCTTTTATATTTAAATTAAACTAA
- a CDS encoding APC family permease yields the protein MTQHRIRNKNLGLAELIAIALGGMVGGGIFTILGISVSMIGSLTPIAIVIGGLIAALAAYSYVKLGLYYRDEGATYSFFKKIYPNSHFSASAIGWFIIFGYISTLALYAYTFSSYAISSTDFANNIWIRKGIAIAVIGVFTLINIWSVNGMGKIEDLMVYTKLVVLTIISVVLMQHGTSSFGTFIDNMALDAEKSNIFSVLIVASLTFVAYEGFQLIINAVNEMTNPEKNIPRAIYSAISLAILIYVVISLGALFAIPTEEIIKNKEYALASGAGNVLGKLGTNLVILGAILATSSAISGTIFGASRQMSVIASDGYFPHWLAIRKNNSPQNAIVGMAVMASVLILIGGLELILEFGSITFLLVSLLMAVANFKIRDKTASSTFLTALSIVCLGIGAILILYYEFTTKWEQMMAIIILYLILAVGAWVYSKKNEMKGKSS from the coding sequence ATGACGCAACATCGAATAAGAAACAAAAATTTAGGATTAGCAGAATTGATTGCCATCGCTTTGGGTGGAATGGTAGGTGGTGGAATTTTTACGATCCTTGGGATTTCGGTATCCATGATAGGGAGTTTGACCCCAATTGCAATTGTGATAGGTGGATTAATCGCTGCATTGGCCGCATATTCTTATGTCAAATTAGGTTTGTACTACCGAGATGAAGGAGCAACTTATTCCTTTTTTAAAAAAATCTATCCCAATTCTCATTTTTCAGCTTCTGCAATTGGATGGTTTATCATTTTTGGGTACATCAGCACATTAGCATTATACGCTTATACATTTTCATCCTATGCCATCAGTAGTACTGATTTTGCAAATAATATTTGGATTAGAAAAGGAATTGCAATTGCAGTAATAGGTGTTTTTACATTGATAAACATCTGGAGCGTTAACGGAATGGGTAAAATCGAAGATTTGATGGTTTACACCAAATTGGTAGTACTAACTATTATTTCAGTGGTACTAATGCAACACGGAACAAGCAGTTTTGGAACATTTATAGACAACATGGCATTAGACGCCGAAAAATCTAATATTTTTTCAGTATTAATTGTCGCCTCTTTAACATTTGTGGCTTATGAAGGTTTTCAATTAATTATAAATGCAGTAAATGAAATGACGAATCCTGAAAAGAATATTCCGAGAGCTATTTATTCGGCAATCAGTTTAGCTATTTTAATATACGTTGTGATTTCTTTAGGTGCTTTGTTTGCTATACCAACAGAAGAAATTATAAAAAATAAGGAATATGCACTTGCCTCAGGTGCAGGAAATGTACTTGGAAAATTAGGGACAAATCTTGTTATTTTGGGTGCTATATTGGCGACAAGTAGTGCTATAAGCGGAACAATTTTTGGTGCATCAAGGCAAATGTCGGTAATTGCAAGTGATGGTTATTTTCCACATTGGTTAGCTATTAGAAAGAATAATAGCCCACAAAATGCAATTGTTGGTATGGCGGTGATGGCGAGTGTTTTAATTTTAATTGGCGGACTTGAATTGATACTTGAATTTGGAAGTATAACTTTCCTTTTAGTATCATTATTGATGGCTGTTGCAAACTTTAAAATTAGAGATAAAACAGCATCATCTACCTTTCTAACCGCATTATCTATTGTTTGTTTAGGAATTGGTGCGATACTTATCCTATATTATGAATTTACTACGAAATGGGAGCAGATGATGGCCATTATCATACTTTACCTAATCTTGGCAGTTGGAGCATGGGTCTATTCAAAAAAGAATGAAATGAAGGGTAAAAGTTCGTAG
- a CDS encoding glycoside hydrolase family 117 protein: protein MKNLTLAAACGALLALTSCSTTKTKTADGFPFILPTEKPNRVLSKALERNYDNYMGPTPESNELYSQFRYTELKGLDYSNHDGTITRRDPSKVIFANGKYYVWYTHRQTPTPPQGADKSTDVIPSADWDLSDIWYATSEDGFTWKEQGVAVPRPPKPEVGWRSVATSDILVYKGKYYLYYQGFMQTSGKRGDDCPVAVSYADSPDGPWTPYNKIVIPNGKEGEWDQFSIHDPYPLVHNGKVYLYYKSDFNQKPNLVRMQGLAIADNPLGPFTKNPTNPVMNSGHETTMFPFKEGIAALVIRDGNEHFTVQYAKDGINFDIAAITTLMPDAAGPYIPDAFTDTKDGRGITWGISHVTNIGNRETNHALLVRFDCDLSQDLHDPEMKRTNINYKPEFLYTHGLNGNQKKRIAEENQKVKNSK from the coding sequence ATGAAAAATCTAACACTAGCAGCAGCTTGTGGTGCTTTACTAGCGCTTACCTCCTGCTCAACAACCAAAACCAAAACAGCAGACGGTTTTCCGTTTATTCTCCCAACAGAGAAGCCCAATAGAGTACTGAGTAAAGCTTTAGAACGAAATTATGATAATTACATGGGCCCAACTCCAGAGTCCAACGAGTTATATTCCCAATTTAGATATACCGAATTAAAAGGACTAGATTACAGCAATCACGACGGAACAATTACCCGCCGTGATCCTTCCAAAGTGATTTTTGCCAACGGAAAATATTATGTTTGGTACACCCACAGGCAAACCCCAACGCCACCGCAAGGCGCTGATAAATCTACAGATGTTATTCCGTCTGCAGATTGGGATTTATCCGATATTTGGTACGCAACTAGCGAAGATGGTTTTACCTGGAAAGAGCAAGGTGTTGCCGTGCCTCGTCCCCCAAAACCAGAAGTGGGATGGCGTTCTGTAGCGACTTCTGACATTTTGGTTTACAAAGGAAAATACTATTTATACTACCAAGGCTTTATGCAAACCAGCGGAAAACGTGGCGATGACTGCCCTGTAGCGGTTTCCTACGCCGATTCACCAGATGGGCCATGGACACCCTACAACAAAATCGTAATTCCAAATGGTAAAGAAGGCGAATGGGACCAATTTTCCATCCACGATCCATATCCCTTGGTGCACAACGGAAAAGTATACTTGTATTACAAATCCGATTTTAACCAAAAACCAAATCTAGTGCGCATGCAAGGACTTGCAATTGCCGATAATCCACTTGGGCCATTTACCAAAAACCCAACCAATCCGGTAATGAATTCTGGTCACGAAACCACTATGTTTCCGTTCAAAGAAGGTATAGCAGCGCTTGTAATTCGTGATGGAAATGAGCATTTTACGGTACAATACGCCAAAGACGGAATCAATTTTGATATTGCAGCCATCACTACATTAATGCCAGACGCAGCCGGACCGTATATTCCGGATGCTTTTACCGATACCAAAGATGGTCGCGGTATCACTTGGGGAATCTCACATGTCACCAATATTGGCAATCGAGAAACCAATCACGCGCTTCTCGTTCGTTTTGACTGCGATCTTAGCCAAGACCTACATGATCCCGAAATGAAACGCACAAACATCAATTACAAACCCGAATTTCTATACACGCACGGCCTAAACGGAAATCAGAAAAAGCGAATTGCCGAAGAAAACCAAAAAGTAAAAAATTCTAAATAA
- a CDS encoding family 43 glycosylhydrolase, with translation MKLFSISTALFLSVQGLVAQNPLVTKIFTADPTARVFDGKLYLYPSHDVVPKEGIEAPRFCMPDYHIFSLENGSTWKDYGVVLDQNQVPWGKKDSYGMWAPDCIKKGDLYYYYYPAEPADKSAFRRIGVGISKSPTGPFKWEKKYIEGVSGIDPGLLLDDDGKAYLYFGGGKELFVAQLKDNMKEIEGKPIKIEGLPAGYKEGSFPFKYNGMYYFTFAHVFPDEGYTIGYATSSSPMGPFEYRGKIMDNISNGTNHHSVVNYNGKWILFYHWWAISGHNKLRSIQADYMEFKEDGSIKKVKPTLRGIGNPKIGDTIQIDRYDEIEKAQTSFVGGNEPIGWMVSDTKHMSSVKFKGVDFGDGAAKKIKARVASGQRFGNFEIHLKDVKGKMIADFPVKYTGGWNTWQTIETKLLEPITGLQDLVVVFKSENGADKIVNLNWLLIEK, from the coding sequence ATGAAATTATTTTCAATAAGTACAGCGCTGTTTTTATCAGTCCAAGGTTTGGTAGCGCAAAATCCACTAGTGACCAAAATATTTACAGCTGATCCAACTGCTAGAGTTTTTGACGGCAAATTATATCTCTATCCTTCGCATGATGTAGTGCCGAAAGAAGGGATTGAAGCTCCACGATTTTGCATGCCAGATTATCATATTTTTTCGTTGGAAAACGGAAGTACATGGAAGGATTACGGAGTGGTGTTAGATCAAAATCAAGTGCCTTGGGGCAAGAAAGATTCTTATGGCATGTGGGCTCCTGATTGTATAAAAAAAGGAGATTTATATTATTACTATTATCCTGCAGAACCTGCCGATAAATCAGCATTTAGACGAATTGGAGTTGGAATTTCAAAAAGTCCAACAGGTCCTTTCAAATGGGAGAAAAAGTATATCGAAGGGGTTTCTGGAATTGATCCTGGATTATTATTGGACGATGACGGGAAAGCCTATTTGTATTTTGGTGGTGGCAAAGAATTATTTGTTGCTCAACTCAAGGACAATATGAAAGAAATTGAAGGTAAACCTATTAAGATAGAAGGATTGCCTGCGGGTTACAAAGAAGGATCTTTTCCGTTTAAATATAATGGTATGTACTACTTCACCTTTGCGCATGTATTTCCAGATGAGGGATATACCATTGGTTATGCAACAAGTAGTAGTCCTATGGGACCGTTTGAATATCGAGGTAAAATAATGGATAATATTAGCAATGGTACCAACCATCACTCTGTGGTGAATTACAACGGAAAATGGATTTTATTCTACCATTGGTGGGCCATTAGCGGACATAACAAGTTGCGCTCTATTCAAGCCGATTATATGGAATTTAAAGAAGATGGTTCGATAAAAAAAGTTAAACCAACTTTAAGAGGTATTGGGAATCCAAAAATTGGAGATACTATACAAATTGATCGTTATGACGAAATCGAAAAAGCGCAGACTTCTTTTGTTGGAGGAAATGAACCTATTGGTTGGATGGTATCAGACACTAAGCATATGAGTTCTGTGAAATTTAAAGGAGTAGATTTTGGTGATGGTGCTGCCAAAAAAATTAAAGCTCGAGTTGCCAGCGGACAACGTTTTGGAAATTTTGAGATCCATTTAAAAGATGTAAAAGGAAAGATGATTGCCGATTTCCCAGTAAAATATACCGGAGGGTGGAATACGTGGCAAACTATAGAAACTAAATTACTTGAGCCTATTACAGGACTACAAGATTTGGTAGTAGTCTTTAAATCCGAAAACGGCGCAGATAAAATTGTCAATTTGAATTGGTTATTAATAGAAAAATAA
- a CDS encoding alpha-L-fucosidase, with translation MKKRTLTQWALVLFLSASLSGQAQTAIAPGPFKATDESLEKYQFPEWFRDAKFGIWSHWGPQAVPRQGDWYAKKMYQEGSPDYKYHLEHYGHPSKFGYKDIIGLWKAEKFNPEQLMALYKKAGAKYFVSMGTHHDNFFLWDSKLHDWNSVKMGPKKDIVKLWQDAAKKEGLKFGVSEHLGASYTWWQTNKGADKKGPMAGIPYDGNDPKYVDLYHKKLAPDDKEWMTTDPESQQEWLARINELVNTYKPDLLYSDSKLPFGDVGRAMIANFYNTNLEANNGKLEAIYNCKEDSKGKWVEDMERGVMDEISPYPWQTDTSIGDWYYKTGQEYKTATYTLQMLCDIVSKNGNLLINIVQTPEGDIEGDLLKALDEIGTWIATNGEGIYGTRPWKVFGERPVKAVTVKTAKFNEKNIKYAEDDIRFTTKGENILYAFCLEQPTKDVRIKSLGINSKLNDKKIANISILGSKEKLKWKVEKDALVISKPTQLPNWRVIGIKIEFKQ, from the coding sequence ATGAAAAAAAGAACACTTACCCAATGGGCGCTAGTACTATTTTTGAGCGCTTCATTAAGTGGCCAAGCGCAAACTGCTATTGCACCAGGGCCTTTTAAAGCTACTGACGAATCATTAGAAAAATACCAATTTCCAGAATGGTTTAGAGATGCAAAATTCGGAATCTGGTCGCACTGGGGACCGCAAGCCGTGCCGAGACAAGGCGATTGGTATGCCAAGAAAATGTACCAAGAAGGCAGTCCAGATTATAAGTACCATCTGGAGCACTACGGGCATCCTTCAAAATTTGGGTACAAAGACATTATCGGTTTGTGGAAAGCAGAAAAATTTAACCCAGAACAATTGATGGCACTCTACAAAAAAGCTGGAGCCAAATATTTTGTGAGTATGGGTACGCACCACGACAACTTCTTTTTATGGGATTCCAAATTGCATGATTGGAACTCCGTGAAAATGGGACCAAAAAAAGACATCGTAAAATTATGGCAAGATGCCGCCAAAAAAGAAGGATTGAAATTTGGAGTTTCAGAGCATTTGGGAGCGAGTTACACTTGGTGGCAAACCAATAAAGGAGCCGATAAAAAAGGACCAATGGCTGGAATTCCGTATGACGGAAACGACCCCAAATATGTAGATTTATACCATAAAAAATTAGCTCCAGATGACAAAGAATGGATGACAACCGACCCAGAATCGCAACAAGAATGGTTGGCACGCATCAATGAGTTGGTCAATACCTACAAACCCGATCTATTGTATTCAGATAGTAAATTGCCGTTTGGAGACGTGGGTAGAGCCATGATTGCCAATTTTTACAACACCAATCTAGAAGCCAATAACGGAAAACTAGAGGCGATTTATAACTGTAAAGAAGACTCAAAAGGAAAATGGGTCGAAGATATGGAACGCGGCGTCATGGACGAAATCAGTCCGTATCCTTGGCAGACCGATACCTCTATCGGGGATTGGTATTACAAAACAGGTCAGGAATACAAAACGGCGACTTACACCTTGCAAATGTTGTGCGACATTGTGAGTAAAAACGGAAACCTATTGATCAATATCGTACAAACGCCAGAAGGAGATATTGAAGGCGATTTACTAAAAGCGCTAGACGAAATAGGGACTTGGATTGCCACCAATGGCGAAGGAATCTACGGCACTCGACCGTGGAAGGTTTTTGGAGAAAGACCAGTAAAAGCCGTAACGGTTAAAACAGCCAAGTTCAACGAAAAAAATATCAAATATGCCGAAGACGATATTCGTTTTACAACCAAAGGAGAGAACATTTTGTACGCCTTCTGTTTGGAGCAACCCACCAAAGATGTTCGCATCAAGTCATTGGGGATAAACTCTAAATTGAACGACAAAAAAATCGCTAACATTTCGATTCTAGGAAGCAAAGAAAAACTAAAGTGGAAAGTAGAAAAAGATGCTTTGGTTATCTCCAAACCAACCCAATTACCCAACTGGCGCGTAATCGGAATCAAAATCGAATTCAAACAATAA
- a CDS encoding sulfatase family protein, whose product MKNNLFITLAVTLSLGVAAQKKPNVIVVLADDIGVGDISYYRKMHSNDIIVETPAIDQLAKEGMTFTDAHTPAALCAPTRAAIMAGKNCYRSYAPWGVWSPYAESPIKPDDLTLGKVMKNAGYSTAFFGKWGFGSDYYEKNDNTKIYRGNRVKIAMDVDVNQIAGNGPKQNGFDYSYMFPSGIQDVPYLAFENEKWAPFQKDSKITFISQENMTKIGVTLDKDEGLGDSNWDPHHMGPKLIGKAVNFIENSSKDKPFFMYYCALAVHLPHTPSESLNGKKIAGTTPSSHLDVVKELDVQVEMLVQSLKKKGVYHNTIIIFTSDNGGLQVKEDKQAGHQSSDIYRGSKNQPYEGGHRVPFIAWWPGQIKPKTINTTPVLGLDVMATLAAITNQKIPENQLIDSANLLPLFLGKSKAPVHPFIMTQSGTSKEGVIIEDGWKLIIAFDKKDKSDTTRTPHALFNLVDNVEEKENGNLINDPKYKAKVEQLFAAFNAARDGNKPTKI is encoded by the coding sequence ATGAAAAACAACTTATTTATTACCCTAGCAGTAACACTATCATTAGGTGTTGCTGCACAAAAGAAACCAAATGTCATTGTTGTATTAGCCGATGATATTGGGGTTGGAGATATTTCTTATTATCGAAAAATGCATTCAAACGATATTATTGTCGAAACCCCAGCGATTGACCAATTGGCCAAGGAAGGAATGACTTTTACAGATGCGCATACGCCGGCTGCCTTATGTGCGCCTACGCGTGCTGCCATCATGGCCGGAAAAAACTGCTATCGTAGTTATGCGCCTTGGGGTGTTTGGAGTCCTTATGCAGAATCACCCATTAAACCCGATGATTTGACCTTGGGTAAAGTGATGAAAAATGCGGGATACAGCACCGCCTTCTTCGGAAAATGGGGCTTTGGTTCTGATTATTATGAAAAAAATGACAATACCAAAATCTACAGAGGCAACCGCGTAAAAATTGCTATGGATGTAGATGTAAACCAAATTGCAGGCAATGGTCCTAAGCAAAATGGTTTTGATTACAGCTATATGTTCCCATCTGGAATTCAAGATGTGCCTTATTTGGCTTTCGAAAATGAAAAATGGGCTCCTTTTCAAAAAGATTCGAAAATCACCTTCATTTCTCAAGAGAATATGACCAAGATAGGAGTGACCCTTGACAAAGACGAAGGTCTGGGAGATTCCAATTGGGATCCACACCATATGGGGCCAAAGTTGATTGGAAAAGCAGTAAATTTTATAGAAAACAGCTCAAAAGACAAACCTTTTTTTATGTACTACTGTGCGCTTGCGGTGCATTTGCCACACACACCATCTGAGAGTTTGAATGGTAAAAAAATTGCAGGAACTACACCAAGTTCGCATTTGGATGTGGTCAAAGAGCTCGATGTGCAAGTAGAAATGCTAGTACAAAGCTTGAAGAAAAAAGGTGTTTATCACAATACCATCATCATCTTTACCTCAGACAACGGAGGCTTGCAAGTCAAAGAAGATAAGCAAGCAGGGCACCAATCCAGCGATATTTACCGAGGGAGTAAAAACCAACCTTATGAAGGCGGACACAGAGTGCCTTTTATAGCTTGGTGGCCAGGACAAATCAAACCCAAAACCATCAATACGACTCCTGTTTTAGGATTGGATGTGATGGCAACTTTGGCGGCAATTACCAACCAAAAAATACCTGAAAACCAATTAATTGATTCGGCTAACTTATTGCCATTATTTTTAGGAAAAAGTAAAGCTCCTGTGCATCCCTTTATCATGACGCAATCGGGAACTTCCAAAGAAGGGGTGATTATCGAAGATGGTTGGAAATTGATTATTGCTTTCGATAAAAAAGACAAATCAGATACTACAAGAACGCCGCATGCTTTGTTCAACCTTGTCGATAATGTCGAAGAAAAAGAAAATGGAAACTTAATTAATGACCCAAAATACAAAGCTAAAGTAGAGCAACTTTTTGCAGCTTTCAACGCCGCTAGAGACGGAAATAAACCGACAAAAATTTAA
- a CDS encoding sulfatase-like hydrolase/transferase, producing the protein MKFSKSYTLLLLVFNIGILAAQNKNQKPNIIFLLTDDQTSISVGCYGNNQVQTPHMDGLAKEGVLFANHYNTTAICMASRVSILTGMYEYKTGVNFMHGDLTTDKLEKTYPVLLQNAGYFTGFAGKVGFEMTEAETDKIKDKLPLGYFDVWGGGPGQTFYQTAKNPTIAKYAKEYPHATRAYGAWAADFIKTATNQDKPFCMSISFKAPHLPFTTDKYFDYVYKGKTFTKPANYGEAFATYLPAQAKSGREYKDYSFWRDSEESYQKAISKYNQLIFEVDYTIGEIRKSLKQYGADENTIIIFTSDNGYSCGAHNLGGKELPYEEASKSPFIIYDPRAPKNEKGIKRETVTANIDIAPTILSYAGLPIPKNMDGENLLPLIKNPAGIKREFITLTNMWGNDEIQEMSVVSKDWKYIYWQYGSEIMKPAEELYYVGKDRLELYNHSKDPVYLKKLAEMRTIYDQHYDHLAKNIVHYNDYEKYIVLFDRKANTASKKPFLTGTYDELAKKGKGNE; encoded by the coding sequence ATGAAATTTTCAAAATCCTATACACTTCTTTTATTGGTTTTCAACATTGGAATCCTTGCCGCTCAAAATAAGAATCAAAAACCCAATATAATCTTTTTGCTAACTGATGATCAAACTAGCATATCTGTGGGTTGCTATGGCAACAATCAAGTACAAACCCCACACATGGACGGATTGGCCAAAGAGGGCGTTCTCTTTGCCAATCACTACAATACAACAGCGATTTGCATGGCGAGTAGGGTAAGTATTTTAACTGGTATGTATGAGTACAAAACAGGAGTAAATTTTATGCATGGTGATTTAACCACCGATAAACTCGAAAAAACATATCCCGTTTTACTTCAAAATGCAGGTTACTTCACTGGTTTTGCAGGTAAAGTAGGTTTTGAAATGACAGAAGCTGAAACAGATAAAATTAAAGATAAACTACCACTCGGTTATTTTGACGTTTGGGGTGGTGGCCCAGGGCAAACTTTTTATCAGACAGCCAAAAATCCAACCATTGCTAAATATGCAAAAGAATACCCTCATGCGACCCGTGCCTACGGAGCTTGGGCAGCTGACTTTATCAAAACAGCAACCAATCAAGACAAGCCATTTTGCATGTCTATTAGTTTCAAAGCACCGCATCTTCCCTTTACAACCGACAAATATTTTGACTATGTCTACAAAGGAAAAACGTTTACAAAACCAGCAAATTACGGTGAAGCCTTCGCTACTTACTTACCCGCACAAGCCAAGTCTGGTCGTGAATACAAAGATTATAGCTTTTGGAGAGATTCTGAAGAATCGTACCAAAAAGCCATAAGCAAGTACAATCAACTTATTTTTGAAGTGGATTATACTATTGGCGAAATTAGAAAGTCATTAAAACAATACGGTGCTGACGAAAATACCATAATCATTTTTACTAGTGACAACGGCTATAGCTGTGGGGCACACAATCTCGGAGGAAAAGAATTGCCTTATGAAGAAGCATCAAAATCCCCTTTTATAATCTATGATCCTCGTGCTCCAAAAAACGAAAAAGGAATCAAAAGAGAAACCGTTACTGCCAATATTGACATCGCACCGACCATTTTATCCTATGCTGGCTTACCGATTCCAAAAAATATGGATGGAGAAAATTTATTACCCTTAATAAAAAATCCAGCAGGTATTAAACGCGAATTTATCACCCTAACCAATATGTGGGGTAATGACGAAATTCAAGAAATGTCTGTCGTTTCCAAAGATTGGAAATACATTTATTGGCAATATGGAAGCGAAATTATGAAACCCGCAGAAGAATTGTATTATGTAGGCAAAGACCGATTGGAATTATACAACCATTCGAAAGATCCAGTATATCTAAAAAAGTTAGCCGAAATGCGAACAATCTATGACCAGCACTACGACCATTTAGCCAAAAATATAGTGCATTACAACGATTATGAAAAGTACATTGTTTTGTTTGATCGAAAAGCCAACACTGCATCCAAAAAACCGTTTTTAACAGGTACCTATGATGAATTAGCAAAAAAAGGAAAAGGGAATGAATAA